TCCGATGGATACCGTACGCAACATGTTGGCTAAGCAACATGGGGGCCATGTGATCTTTAGTTCCGTCGATGGCGGCAGTGCAGATTGCTCATCACCAAAGCCCTGCGTTGTTTAATAAAAGGAATATATTAATATGAGGGATATATCAAGAACCGTCCGTTATATCAATCCTGCACTTTTTGATAAAGCGAATACATTAATACCAACAAAATACTATTACATCCGTCCTGCTTTATTAGTCCCCTTGTATTTAGGGTCATAGTTTGACCATgattttaactaataaaaacataGATTATACATagcaaaaataatatcatcagaAACTATGTCCAAATATGAATCTAATGGCTTATTTTTTGTCGACATGCATTAACAATTTTGTTCGTTGTacatatggtcaaaattttacacaAAATACAAAGGAGCCCAATAAACTATAACTGAGGTAGTATCAGATACTCCGGAAGTCCCCAACCCTGCATGGCGGCATGTATGCAGGCAATGACGCTTGCTTTCTTGGTAACAAATTACTCCATATTTAAATAATTAGCTGCAAAGCTTCAACAAAGAGGATACCTCAAGCTCTAGGGTTTGGACAAAAGGTGCGGCCTGAAGGAGATAAGCCACTGAAACAATGTCGTGGCTCCAAGAATAATTGTGGAGGAAGAGCCTGAGGGTGCGCAGACGGGCGAATCTGCCGTGCCGCCGCCGCAGCTGATGAGTAGGCACGAGAGGCGAGGGGAACTGCAGGGATAGagtcctgagcctcgggaggcgaGGCGCGTCGCCGAGGCAGTCAAGCGGGGAGTCGCCCTGCCGCAGCAAGATGAGCTGCAGCTTCCAGAGCAGCGGCGCATGGGCGTACTCCATGGCGATCAGATGGCCGACGTAGCGGAGCCGGCGAAGCAGCGGCGCATGAATTCGCATGCTCTCGAGGTCTCTGCAGCAGTCCACCTGCAGTTTCCGGAGCCGCGGGTGCGCCACGCGCAGCCCGGTGATCCGGTGGCAGCACAGGATGAGAAGGTCCCGCAGAGAGCCGCAGTGCCGCACCCGTCGAGCAGGCTCTGGAGTTGCCGGTCGGTGGCGGGGACGAACTCCAGCTTGACAACAGCAAGCGAGGAGAAGGGGGAGGGGTTGGCTACCAAGTGCCTCAGGCCGCAGTTCTGGAGCCTCACCTCTCTCAGCCGTGAGCCCACGGCGGCGAGGCTGTCCAGCTGGAACTCGTACGGCTCGACGTGGCCGCCCCCCATGGCTTCCCGGGTTGACTTCCTGGCGGTCCGCAGCACGAAGCGCTCTACTCGGGTGGCGCTCTCCGCGAGCACGGCCCACCAACCGTCCACCGCGGCGGCGTGGGCGCGGGTCAGGTGGGAAGACCAGACCGAGAATGTCTCGAGGACTCTCATGCCGACACCGGCACGAGCGGCCAGGATCGAGTCCACCTTCTGTATGAACTCGGCTGCCTGTGCCTCGCGGTCTTGGCCGTCTAGTGTGCCAACGCTGACGCTGACGGTATGGGCGTGGAGGTCGACGTGGGTGACGTTCTTCCATAGGTTGCTCCATCTACGTGCGAGGCAGCTCGTGCTAGCAGCCTGTCGGATCGGCAACCGGGAGAGGATGACTACCAGGATTTTCGTCAGGTAGCGCACTGATGCAGTCGGGGTCGTCGTGATCCTCCTGCGAATTAGGTTCCTCATGTGCGGCAATTGTTTCCTGGGCAGGTGAACCTTGAGCAGGGTAGGCGCCGGTCTGATGCCGTGCTTTCTTTGTTGGACGATCTTCCATGGCGGCGGAAGGCGACGATGGACCGATCGTACTGCCTGCGCCGTGCCCTTCCGTCAGATGGCATTGAGTTTAGACAAGCTTAGCCCGCGATATATAGCGCCATGTTGCATGTAACCCGATCGTAAAACCCTAGAAATGTCATGCCGCATCATGGGTCATGGTCCTTTACTCTTCGTGGGCCTGGTCTGTGCAATGCGCTCTGAAGCTTGTGCTAGGCCTGCTCGATCCATACCTGTCGAGACATGGGGGTGGTGTTATAAAGATAAAAGGAAAACGTTTGCAGCCGGTCGACCGGCTACCTGTTCCGCCGGTCGCTCGCGCACATGTACTGGGTCCATGGGTGCTCTTCTCTCGCCACATACCTCATCACGTGTCGCCGTTCCCCTTTCTCTTATCGATTTGACCAAGACGCCGCAACTTTCCCTATCTTCCTCACAAATCACAGCCATCGTTGCGCACAATGGCCACTAATCGCTGCTGTAAATCGAGAGGAGGCAGCTGCTGCTGCGAGGACTCCGGGGGGAGGGAGGTGCTGTGTTTTTTGGGCGGTGGTTTTGCTGTCGAATCTGGTGCTGCGGCTGCCGGGGGTCCCGACGAAAGCTGGCCGGAGCCAAGGGAGACACGAGGGCGAGGTGTGATGCGGGGCGACAACGGAGGTGCCGGAGTGCCACAACCGCGCTGTGCCTAGAGCTAGGACCGGCGTGCCGAGGTGCGGGGGCATGCTGGAACCGGCGAGGCGGAGTGCTACCACCGACGAAGAGCGGTGCTTCAACCGGATTCGGCGAGAGCTACTATTAGCGTCAATTTTTGCTACAACTAGGATTTTGTTTTGCTGGAATTAGTGAATTTTTTTGCAAGGATTTGTAATTGGGggtgtttttggcttttttgctGCTACCATATATGATTTTGCTACAACCATCCTTCTGATTTTTGCTACTGCCCGTCTTTGATTTTGCTAAAACGAGTTTCAAATTTTTGCTACCACCGCCCTTTGTTTTTGCTGCTACCGTATTTGATTTTTGTTACCAGCCTTTCTTTTTGTTTTTCTGTTGGATTCATCTTTTTGCTGGAACCAACGAAGTATTTTGCTGGGAGCAGCAAATTATTCTGCAGGAACTGGCTTCTTCAATAGCACGGCCATGGCGGCCGCTTTCCTTCCCTCGCGCAAGATGCGCCAGGGGAGCAACGAAATTGGCAAAGCTAGAACCGGCACACAATTTTGCTGGAATCGGCACCCAATTTTGCTGGGATTGGCCATGGTGACGGCTACGGTTGGAGCAACGAACTAGCGAGGATGTTTCAACCTGCAGCCTTTTTTGCTGGAACCGACTGCGTGTTTTGCTACATGGGGGCAGACACACGCGGGGCATGAGCGATGCGACCATAGAGCCGGCAAGGGGGTCCGGCGAGCTGCGCCGACGAGCGGTGACTGCGAGCCGACGACCGGCGCCATggagccagaggcgggaggccgCGGGGGGAACAACTAGCAAGCAGGGGACATGCGCGACTGGCGTCACTCGCGAGAAGAGAAGGAACTTGCGCGAGGCAATTCTGTGGTCCAAGACACGTGCATCGGGCGGCTGCACGGCGACCGGCGCCTAGTACTGGCCAAGATAAAAAGGATGCAAATTTGTCAACTAAGTAATCTGCAGCCGGCTCAAACAAACTGAATGCACACACAAATAATGCATCATTACGTATGCTTACATGGGACAAGTTTGCTTATTAGCCAGCTCTGAGTGTGGCAAATATGTAACATTATCATCATTGAAGTTGTTTTTGTTACGTGTACATATATAGAACGTCACACTCCATCGTCACTATTCATAAGAATCCTCGTACTTCCAGGAACATGCTTTAGATGCGATGCAACCTAACCATAACCATAATTTATAACCCATTTCCTTTATCGTTTAAAAACAGTTGTGAACCTAATCTGATGATGAATGCACAGTACTGGCGTCATGAAAGTTACCACTAAAGAAAAGCATCATATGCATGAAAGTTGACATTGCTATGTGTTACTCCATCCGTCTTACTTTACTCTGCGTATAAAACTTGTTCGAAGTTAAATTAGGTAAAGTATGACCAAATTTATCTTTGAAATATCAACATTATTATATAGTATGAAGATTAACTTTGTGATGCATCTAATGATATAGTTGATATTTTTCTTATatatttggtcaaactttgcgAAGTTAGACTTTAGGCTGATTTTATATCCAGACCAAAAAAACAGAGGAAGTACATCATTTTAGCTGCCCAACATGTACTCTCGTTTAGTAAAAAGTGCTATTAATAAATAAAAAGTTACATCTCTATTGCTTGGGCTATGGATCTGGTACGACCGCGCGCCGCCGTCTTGTAAGTCTGGACCTTCTGTTAGTTGATGCCTTGTGTAGTATGATCACGGGCGCTCGCGAGGCGGCGGATTTTTTATCCGCCGGCCGATGCGTAGCAGCCCCATCAAAATATTGTTTACTTGCTGTCGTCCAATATATATACTAGGTGCATTGCGATTTGCATCTTGAATCTTGAGCACCTTCCAATGGAAACAACACCCATCCAGCTCGTGAGCTACACTTTCCTCTGCGTCCTTGTCGTCACCGTACTCCTCAAGCTCAGGTCAGCCTCTGGTAGCCGGCCGAACCTGCCTCCGGGCCCATGGGCCCTGCCGGTGGTCGGCCACATGCACTTCCTGCTCGGCGCCCTGCCGCACCAGGCCATGCGCAGTCTCTCCCGGCGGCACGGCCCCGTGATGCTCCTCCGCCTCGGCCACGTCCCGACGCTCGTGCTCTCCTCCGCTGAGGCGGCCAGGCAGCTGATGAAGGTCCACGACGCCGCCTTCGCGAACCGGCCCGTGTACACCCCCGCGGACGTCTTCACCAACGGCGGCCAGAACATCTCCTTCGCGCGCCACGACAGCCGGCACTGGAAGGCCGTCCGGAAGCTCTGCACCGTGGAGCTGCTCAGCCCGAGGCGCGTCCGCTCGTTCCGCCCTGtccgggaggaggaggcggcgaggcTCGTGCGGTCCGTCGCTGACGCTGGCGCCCTCGTCGATGTCGGCGAGAGAGTGAAGGTCATGATGAACGACGTCATCATGAGGGTTTCCGTCGGCGACCGGTGCCAGCAGAGGGCGCTGTACCTCAAGGAGCTGGATAGGGCGATCGACCTCATGTCCGGGTTCAACTTGACCGACCTGTTCCCGACGTCGCGGCTGGCGCGGGTGCTCGGCAGCCGGTCCCCTAGGGCGACGTGGGAGGTGCACGGGAGGATCCAGTCCATCATGGACGCCATGGTCCATGAGCACAAGATGGCGATGGGGAGCGAGGAAGCCAGCGCCGGCCATGAGAGGGAGGACATCCTCACCACTCTGCTACGGTTCCAGAGAGACGGTGGGATGGGTGGCATCGCCCTCACAAACGAAAATGTCAGCGGCGTCTTGTTCGTAAGTCACCACTCACCAGTCACCACCAGTCAAGACCTCTAGCTACCATGCATCATCTCTTGCACCGCATCTGCAGAGTATAAACTGTTGCAGTTTTTATCACCAGGACGTTTTTTCCGCGGGGTCGGAAACCACGGCGACAACGACGATCTGGGCCATGCCAGAGCTTATCAGAAACCCACGGATAATGGCCATCGCGCAATCTGAAGTGCGGCGGGTGCTCCAAGGCAAAACCAAGGTGGCGGAGGCCGACATCGACGGCCGGCTCCACTACCTCCAGATGGTCATCAAGGAGACCTTCAGGTTGCACCCTCCGGTGCCGTTGCTCATCCCCAGGTTGTGCACGGAACAGCGCAAGATCATGGGCTTCGACGTGCCTCCGGGCACCACCGTGTTCGCGAACGTGTGGGCGATCGGTAGGGACGAGAAGAGCTGGACCGACGCCGAAGAGTTCAAGCCTGAGAGGTTTGAGAGCGAGATGGTGGACTATGGTGGGACGGACTTCAGATTCCTCCC
This sequence is a window from Aegilops tauschii subsp. strangulata cultivar AL8/78 chromosome 7, Aet v6.0, whole genome shotgun sequence. Protein-coding genes within it:
- the LOC109731985 gene encoding zealexin A1 synthase, with the translated sequence METTPIQLVSYTFLCVLVVTVLLKLRSASGSRPNLPPGPWALPVVGHMHFLLGALPHQAMRSLSRRHGPVMLLRLGHVPTLVLSSAEAARQLMKVHDAAFANRPVYTPADVFTNGGQNISFARHDSRHWKAVRKLCTVELLSPRRVRSFRPVREEEAARLVRSVADAGALVDVGERVKVMMNDVIMRVSVGDRCQQRALYLKELDRAIDLMSGFNLTDLFPTSRLARVLGSRSPRATWEVHGRIQSIMDAMVHEHKMAMGSEEASAGHEREDILTTLLRFQRDGGMGGIALTNENVSGVLFDVFSAGSETTATTTIWAMPELIRNPRIMAIAQSEVRRVLQGKTKVAEADIDGRLHYLQMVIKETFRLHPPVPLLIPRLCTEQRKIMGFDVPPGTTVFANVWAIGRDEKSWTDAEEFKPERFESEMVDYGGTDFRFLPGGVGRRMCPGMMFGVSNIEIALASLLYHFNWRFPGDGNGNKLDMTEAYGMTTRRKTKLLLEAIAFEP